From one Drosophila subpulchrella strain 33 F10 #4 breed RU33 chromosome 3L, RU_Dsub_v1.1 Primary Assembly, whole genome shotgun sequence genomic stretch:
- the LOC119554945 gene encoding U4/U6 small nuclear ribonucleoprotein Prp4 produces the protein MSDDDDIQYIKRQRTLHYGSLEESERKRQNAAASGATGATTTTTTAGTPASSGAETRTTTGTGGQLEDIDSDEDYEESTKKTGNSKQAGAPPPTAATLANKIDDDYFDLETEMERDKVALLEEFERKKRARQINVSTDDTEIKSNLRQLNEPICYFGEGPAERRRRLKELLAGLGEHAINKKQYEEEERKQQQREQDQATWYHEGPDTLRISRLWLADYSLPRAKDRLARAREALEVPSATRAGRMVEMQKKLQSLAPLCSQVGDTRPVSSAAFSADSTLLLTASWSGLCKLWSVPDCELKQTLRGHASYVGGVALRPGVKADEENVVAMASGGHDGAVKLWGFNNEESIADITGHMPHRVSKVAFHPSGRFLATACYDSSWRLWDLEQKTEVLHQEGHAKPVHCLSYHSDGSVVVTGGLDAFGRVWDLRTGRCIMFLEGHLGAVFGVDFSPNGFHIATGSQDNTCKIWDLRRRQPVYTIPAHTNLISDVKYQQECGSFLVTCSYDSTTKIWSNKTWQPLKTLQGHDNKVISVDIASNSQYIATTSFDRTFKLWSPDS, from the coding sequence caacaacaacaacaacagcgggAACGCCGGCATCGTCTGGTGCAgaaacaagaacaacaacaggCACAGGCGGCCAACTGGAGGACATAGATTCCGATGAGGATTACGAGGAGTCGACGAAGAAGACGGGCAACTCCAAGCAGGCGGGAGCCCCACCACCCACTGCCGCCACACTGGCCAACAAAATCGACGATGACTACTTCGACTTGGAGACGGAAATGGAGCGGGACAAGGTGGCGCTCCTCGAGGAATTCGAGCGCAAGAAGCGGGCACGTCAGATCAACGTCTCCACGGACGACACGGAGATCAAGAGCAATCTGCGCCAGCTGAACGAGCCCATTTGCTACTTTGGCGAAGGACCAGCGGAGCGGCGAAGGCGTCTCAAAGAGCTTCTCGCCGGCCTGGGCGAGCACGCCATCAACAAGAAGCAgtacgaggaggaggagcgcaagcagcagcagcgggagCAGGACCAGGCCACCTGGTATCACGAGGGACCCGACACCCTGCGAATTTCCCGCCTCTGGCTGGCGGACTACTCCCTGCCGCGGGCCAAGGATCGCTTGGCGCGGGCCCGCGAAGCCCTCGAGGTGCCCAGTGCCACGCGGGCTGGTCGGATGGTGGAGATGCAGAAGAAGCTCCAGTCACTAGCTCCACTCTGCTCCCAGGTGGGCGACACACGGCCCGTGAGCAGTGCCGCCTTTAGCGCGGACTCCACACTCCTGCTGACCGCCTCGTGGTCGGGTCTCTGCAAGCTGTGGAGCGTGCCCGACTGCGAGCTGAAGCAGACGCTGCGCGGACATGCCAGCTATGTGGGCGGAGTGGCTCTGCGACCAGGAGTCAAGGCGGACGAGGAGAACGTGGTGGCCATGGCGTCCGGCGGCCACGATGGCGCCGTCAAGCTGTGGGGCTTCAACAACGAGGAGTCCATCGCAGACATCACCGGTCACATGCCGCATCGCGTCTCCAAGGTGGCCTTCCATCCGTCCGGCCGTTTCTTGGCCACCGCCTGCTACGACTCCAGCTGGCGGCTGTGGGATCTAGAGCAGAAGACAGAGGTGCTGCATCAGGAGGGACACGCCAAACCAGTGCACTGCCTTAGCTATCATTCGGATGGCAGTGTCGTGGTCACCGGCGGACTGGATGCCTTTGGGCGGGTGTGGGACCTGCGCACTGGGCGCTGCATCATGTTTCTGGAGGGACATCTGGGCGCCGTTTTCGGCGTGGACTTTTCGCCCAATGGATTCCACATTGCGACAGGGTCTCAGGACAACACCTGCAAAATCTGGGACCTGCGGCGACGCCAGCCCGTCTACACCATTCCCGCCCACACCAACCTGATTTCGGACGTGAAGTACCAGCAGGAGTGCGGCAGCTTTCTGGTCACCTGCTCCTACGACTCGACCACCAAGATCTGGTCCAACAAGACGTGGCAGCCGCTGAAGACGCTGCAGGGCCACGACAACAAGGTCATTTCGGTGGACATCGCGTCCAATTCGCAGTATATAGCCACCACTTCGTTTGACCGCACATTCAAGCTGTGGTCGCCGGATAGCTGA